ATCTTAGATGTGCCCGGATAATATGTTCGGGGCCCCTGCATGTTTTGTTGCTGTTAGACAGCAGCAAATGCAGGAATtccctaacaggcaatccctgcatgtgttgaggctgtctaacagccagtagacctgcagctgcagggacttgaacatattatacgAGAACGCCCCAAATACTCTGATAACGccagagcacattcgctcatcactattaaaacaTCTGTCAAGTACAGTAATTATCCCGACATTATTTTCAGAGAATGAGGTTGTTTCCCACTTTCGTATATAACTTGAGTTCCCAAGAACTCACGAAAATAAACTGAAGGTTCTGGCAAGCTTGGCGCTTCTATGCCTACTGGATCTCTGCAGATACTGAAAAGTAAACAACTCATAAAAAGGAGCCTTGTAAGAGAAAAGGTGAGGAATACTTGTAGTCACTAAGTGGTTAaagggaggtgggggggggggggtaaggcaAAGCTGGCCAGTTAGATCATTGTTGGTCAGACCACCTTTTTGGAAAGTGTGTAAAATATAAATTGCACGTAAAAAAAACACTGATATTCTTTTATGTGGTATCCACTAAAACTAAGATgaacataaaatagaaaaaaaaaaaaaaaaaaaataattatatagttATATTAAGGCTGTTAagaggaacccccccccccccccacacacacttcaTCCAGCCTTATAAGAAGGCAGGCATGGGAAACAAGTGCCAGCACACAGGAATCCATTATCAGGTCCTGCATACCATGCGCCTGTATTTTTAGCTATACCATATAGTTCTAAACCAGTCCTCCCGGTGTCATCTATACACTAATCTCAATTAAGGACTATGTCATTTTTATCAGGCAGACACTAGGTACGTGAGAAAAATTTGCAGGAAATTGGTTCTTAGTCTGTGGCCTTCGGACTGAGGTCCAGCAGACCTCCTCGCCACCTGTCTGATTGGTAGGCTCATATTGTCACCGTTCCGACATGACATTGCACCCAGCCTATTTATCAGAAGAGATGCCGTTAGGGAGGAGGTTCACAGGGCTCTAGTCAGGTGGCTACAGACAACTGATGTGGCCGCTGCACCAGGGTCCTGCATGGCTACTGAGCCTAATAAGAACAACGGCATCTACCCAAAAGTATAAAACCGTAAATATACAAGCTGCTGAGTGACACCAATGGGAAACATACAAGACTGCAAACACAGAAGTCTACATGTGTGAGTGAGTGCAAGATGCAGAAGTTAATCGTTTAAGGCACAGATATTTAAGTGACCAGAAATAAAAATGTACAATTCATGTGATATCAAAAGACAAGctttaccaatttaaaaaaaacaaaaaaaaaaaaaaaaaagtacctgtATGTGCCAAGCCTAAGAGGCCATCCATTAGATCAGTTCAtcagcggtaaaaaaaaaaaaaaaaaaaaaaaaaaaaaaaaaaaaaaaaaagagacctaTAGCTACATGGGCCTGTTATTCCAGCACCATTGGAAGGGTTAGAGTAGGTGCAGAGTATGTGCATAGGGTGGGACAGTGCAAATTAACATTTAATAACTCTGCTCCAGCAGACATTTCACCCGAGCGGACTAGGGAGGAACTGCCCCCATGTTTAGAAGCCACAGTAAAAAGCTGATGGGTCGTAATAAAACGCCAACGCATTATAGAGTATTCTTGTGAAATgcacgacaaaaaaaaaaaaaaaaaaagtatagcagctttttttttttttgggggggggggggggggaggtgttgGGGAGTAAGAAAAAATATAAATGACTAGCAGCATTTTCTAGCTCTAGGGAATCAAAATAAACCCCCACAAGTCACATCACCTATTATAGGTTCTGGGGGTCCCGAATAATGCCATTTAAAAGATATTCCCATATCTACAGTGTTAGGACCACTTTCACTTCCAGGTCGGTTTTTGCAATTTTAGTAGTAAGGTCCTTGTTTGTCGAACCCAGAGTAGCTGGACCATTCTGGAAATATACCATGTGAGCACCTGGGACTTCCAAACTGATCTAGAGAAAAACTATAATCAGGTTCGCAGTGACGGCTCTTAAAGTCTGAACGAATTATTTTGTAGTTTTGTCCTTTATTGCTGTCCCAGTAAGTGTTTCCATTGCATTCGAAGTAAACTGCAAATTCTATCTTCTCTTGTAGTTGGGCGCCAACTGGCAAGGCAATATCAAAAGAAAAGGTGTCCCTATCCGAGCCAGCATAGGTGTCTTTAACGTACTGACATTCGTGGTCTGTAAAAGCTCGCCAAGAGTTACTAGTCATTCGTATCTTGACACATTTCTGGAAGGCAAGATTCTTAACTTTTACAGTGCCGACAAGCGATCGCTCTTTGAGTATACAGTTTTCTAGACAAACAAAGTCTGTCTGAAGACGGTTCCTGAAGTCCAAGTAGTCTGCCGCAGGCTGGGTGAAGTCCAAAACAAGGTGCTCTCGCTCTATAGTGGTCAAGTTGACTATATTGTCTATCAACTCCGTTATGTTAAAAGGAATTTCCAAATCCTCTTCAAGGTCAGAAAACACCTTAACCATTGTAAGAGCTAATCCCCTGCTGTCGGCAAAGGAGACCTTTTTTTTCACTTTGTTCAGCTCTGTGAGCAAGGATTTGTTGTTTGGCTGAAGGCACGGTCTCAGAGGCTTGTTTGCATTAGGAGTTATCCTGCGCTCCAAATGGTCTGGTTTCATTGCAGGCGAACGCAAATAAAACTTCATAGCAATATCCAGAGCCATGGTGGGCTTACGTGGAAACAAGTCCAGGACGCTGGGGAACAAAAAGGAGAGGagcaaagttaattttttttccttcctgGACAAACAAGCTTAATTCTTTAAAGATCAGCAAATGTCATGCTGGCCTTATTGAGGAGGCTCGTTAGACTCAAGACACTGATTCATTAAGTTGTGCGACATGCCAGAAATCTTGCTCCAGTTTCCGACTGGAATAAGATTCCTGGCATATGCAACAGTACAGCTGGTCACGAACTAGACCAGCTGTCTGCTCCTGCACCCATTTTGGCAGAAACTGGtatgaagtttaaccc
This region of Ranitomeya imitator isolate aRanImi1 chromosome 1, aRanImi1.pri, whole genome shotgun sequence genomic DNA includes:
- the PPP1R3B gene encoding protein phosphatase 1 regulatory subunit 3B, which produces MPRIISQMNSASVLDLFPRKPTMALDIAMKFYLRSPAMKPDHLERRITPNANKPLRPCLQPNNKSLLTELNKVKKKVSFADSRGLALTMVKVFSDLEEDLEIPFNITELIDNIVNLTTIEREHLVLDFTQPAADYLDFRNRLQTDFVCLENCILKERSLVGTVKVKNLAFQKCVKIRMTSNSWRAFTDHECQYVKDTYAGSDRDTFSFDIALPVGAQLQEKIEFAVYFECNGNTYWDSNKGQNYKIIRSDFKSRHCEPDYSFSLDQFGSPRCSHGIFPEWSSYSGFDKQGPYY